One stretch of Juglans microcarpa x Juglans regia isolate MS1-56 chromosome 3D, Jm3101_v1.0, whole genome shotgun sequence DNA includes these proteins:
- the LOC121256365 gene encoding putative pentatricopeptide repeat-containing protein At5g40405 translates to MNSARLITKHHPIISLIESDSTFKVLKQIHSQLLLNGLHHDPHLLGQFVATVALKNHRNLDYSHRVLDQCGNPTLFPLNSMIRAYSKSPTPQKSFHFFNRILHSTNNISPDSYTFNFLVRACTQLLARETGPTVHGALVKHGFEHDPHIQSGLIFMYAELDCLSSCHRVFREIREPDLVCQTAMIGACAKHGDVGFARELFDLMTVRDPIAWNAMIAGYAQCGKSREALNLFNFMQMEGVRVDEVSMVSVLSACTHLGALDQGRWAHAYIERNKLRVTVTLGTALIDMYAKCGNMNKAMEVFWRMKEKNVYTWTSAMGGLAMNGFGEKCLELFSLMKQDEVLPNAITFVSVLRGCTVVGLVEEGREHFESMSRVYGIEPQLEHYGCMVDLYGRAGRLDEALNFINSMPVKPHSGAWGAFLNACRMYKNTELGELASRKMVELEAKNHGAFVALSNMYAESKNWEKVSSVRDIMKAKGVRKLPGCSVIEVDGEVHEFFVGDKSHPRYDEIEMKLAEISKRLKLSGYVANTHPVLFDIEEEEKEDALCKHSEKVAIAFGLIALKEGVPIRIVKNLRVCWDCHEVTKMISKTFNREIIMRDRNRFHHFKDGDCSCKGYW, encoded by the coding sequence ATGAACTCCGCAAGACTCATTACGAAGCACCACCCCATCATTTCTCTCATAGAATCAGATTCCACCTTCAAAGTGCTCAAGCAAATACACTCCCAACTGCTACTCAACGGTCTCCATCACGACCCTCACCTCCTGGGCCAATTTGTAGCCACCGTAGCTCTCAAAAACCACCGCAATCTTGATTATTCTCACCGAGTCCTCGACCAATGCGGGAACCCTACCCTCTTCCCCTTAAACTCTATGATCAGAGCCTACTCCAAGAGCCCAACCCCTCAAAAGAGTTTTCACTTCTTCAACAGAATTCTCCACTCCACTAACAATATCTCTCCTGATAGCTACACCTTCAATTTCTTGGTTCGTGCGTGTACGCAGCTCTTGGCTCGCGAGACCGGCCCGACGGTGCATGGTGCCCTTGTGAAACACGGGTTTGAGCACGACCCACATATTCAGAGTGGGTTGATTTTCATGTACGCTGAATTGGATTGCTTGAGTTCATGCCACCGGGTGTTCAGGGAAATTCGTGAGCCAGATTTGGTGTGTCAAACTGCTATGATCGGCGCTTGTGCGAAACACGGTGACGTTGGTTTTGCAAGGGAGTTGTTTGATCTAATGACTGTGAGGGACCCCATTGCGTGGAATGCGATGATTGCAGGGTATGCACAGTGTGGAAAGTCAAGGGAGGcactaaatttatttaattttatgcaGATGGAGGGTGTGAGGGTCGATGAGGTGTCTATGGTTTCGGTCTTATCTGCATGTACCCACTTGGGTGCATTGGATCAAGGGAGATGGGCGCATGCATATATAGAGAGAAACAAGTTAAGGGTTACAGTGACGCTGGGAACAGCGCTGATTGACATGTATGCAAAATGTGGAAACATGAATAAGGCGATGGAAGTTTTCTggagaatgaaagaaaagaatgtGTATACTTGGACTAGTGCCATGGGTGGGCTAGCTATGAATGGATTTGGTGAAAAGTGTCTTGAGCTTTTTTCCCTCATGAAACAAGATGAAGTTCTACCCAATGCGATCACGTTTGTCTCAGTTCTTAGAGGTTGTACTGTGGTTGGACTGGTTGAAGAAGGTCGTGAGCATTTTGAATCAATGAGCAGAGTATATGGTATTGAGCCTCAGCTTGAGCACTATGGGTGTATGGTGGATTTATATGGTCGGGCTGGCCGATTAGATGAAGCCCTAAACTTCATCAATAGCATGCCTGTGAAGCCTCATTCTGGTGCTTGGGGAGCTTTTCTTAACGCTTGTAGAATGTATAAGAATACGGAACTGGGTGAACTTGCCTCAAGAAAGATGGTGGAGCTGGAGGCCAAGAATCATGGTGCTTTTGTAGCCTTGTCAAATATGTATGCTGAATCCAAGAATTGGGAAAAGGTTAGTAGTGTGCGAGATATTATGAAGGCTAAAGGTGTGAGAAAGCTCCCTGGTTGTAGTGTTATAGAGGTAGATGGTGAAGTTCATGAGTTCTTTGTTGGGGATAAGTCCCACCCAAGGTATGATGAAATTGAGATGAAGTTGGCAGAGATCTCAAAGCGGCTAAAACTATCAGGTTATGTGGCTAACACCCACCCTGTGTTGTTTGACatagaagaggaagagaaagaggatGCTTTGTGTAAACATAGTGAGAAGGTAGCCATTGCTTTTGGCTTGATCGCTTTGAAGGAAGGTGTACCCATTAGGATCGTAAAGAACCTCAGGGTTTGTTGGGATTGTCATGAAGTAACAAAAATGATCTCTAAGACTTTTAATCGAGAGATTATCATGAGAGACAGGAATAGGTTTCACCATTTTAAAGATGGTGACTGTTCTTGTAAGGGTTATTGGTGA